CTGCAGCCAAAGTATCACATGATGAGGCATTTATACCACAGCTTTTTATTAGCatgaaatttgaagaaaatgtcaGCATATAAATTACAGGTAATGAGATAAGGGGAGGGTAATCAAACTCTCTAAACAACACTTTAATTGCAATAGAGAAAATACAGTAGATGTATTTCTTTAGTATGAATAATAAAGTGAGTAACTTCAAAAGGCCACTATTTGGTAACGTGGACAGGTTCAATATCTAAGTAAAATCCTGTAAAAGTGTATTGGTATTAGAAATTGTCTActtgcaaaaatatatttaaaaactgaagctgTTTTGAACAGTATAGGCCATGGAATATCGCAGGGTCGCTCAGGTTGCCTGGTCCAGTGCTCTGAGCAGTTCGCTGCCTTGCAGAAGCGTAGACCTGCCCAAAACGGGGACGTTCACCTCACAGTCATACCTTGTCAACTCGGGCAACAAGTAGGGTTCAAAAGAGGGCCCCAGCAGGCGACTGGTCATACCTGGAAGAGATCACTGAAGTAAGTCGTGAGACCAGAGAGAGAagttctttcctccctcttctgTTTATACCagttataatttcatttatatgCCTCAAACCACCAACAGTTACAGGTTTCAGAGCAAACCTATGCATCACTCTGCCTTGAACTGTTGGAAGCGTGTCACACTGACACGTGCAGTTTTCCACCTCTACCCCAATTCAGATTCGTCTGAGAAAAACAATATTGATGCAGATGAGGAAAGCTGCAGTAAACAACAGAGTTTCTAAATTGGCACCCACTCCCCTTATATATTAGAAAGGACATTTGTATGTCCCAtttaattacttattttaacttttaagaGGGCACATGTTAAAACCAACCTACAAACCTCCCATATCAATGCTGCAAGAGAAGTTTTTAGTACAATTTAATCAACTCCATTGCAAGACAGGAGTATGGATGGAGGATGACTGGACCTCCAAGGTAAAAGTGTTAATTGAGATGAAGGGCAAAGGGATTTTTTCCAGCATGTATGAAAAGTGTAAAAATCAATGTTTCACACTAAACAACTAATTTTTCATGCGATGGAGCAATACCTAGTTGGCTCTTAGTTTATCATCATcctctatattttttttaaatgtttttctttcatggaGTCAGTATTGGGACTAAATACCaacattttccagtttctgtATTTGACAGCTCTTACCTGATGCTTTATGAACTGGCTGGACACTATAGTCCTGACAGTGGGAACTGTAGAATGGAAGGGGAAATGCTCCTGCTTTCACATTCTCACCAGGACTGCCACAggtgggtggctgctgctgctgcagttgaTTCATTGGTTGGCTCAGACCTCTCGAGTTACAGACAAATTCATCTGatttacacagaagaaaaaaaaaattaagttaagACAGTGTAATAATTATAGTAGATAATACTAATTCAACGCAAAGGGATCCTCGGCGTGATGGTCACATGGAGCAGGCACACCTACATCTTGTGACAAATGAAGTCCAGAAGCAGCACTAGCTCTAGAAGTGGTACTGCACCCCAGATATGCTTGTGTAAGGCAACACAATGTTGTAGAAAGCATCAGTCCTAGCTCTGAGATGGCCATACCTTGGGTCAGCACGAGGTAAACCCATCTCTGTTACCTCCAAAGCAAGGGTGTGAACACACATGAAACCATCTACCTGGTATTTATCAAATGTACCTTAAATTGTTCAGCTCTTAGTGATACAACCTGATCTTTAATTTTAGCTTAGTGTAATATTTACAGAGCTTGCATATCATTTTGAAagagcttttgtttctgttcaacCTGTCTCTCAAAATTGTTTCGATACATAACATtgcaaaaccattttcttttgtcttacCAGTAAGAACACTTGTGCTGAGAGACTTCTTTTCTGTAACCAAGGAACAGTTTTCCCCTTTGAgaaatttcattcttttccacATTAGGTGAGAGGGGTTAATGACAGATGGATCTCCCTACaatgtgaagaaaagcaaaacacataATTACACTGATGATGATGGTGAGTCCAAAGTTCTGAAGGTGATGCATTTCTTATGATTACCCCACTCAGCTGTTGCAATGCTTGTTCTTCATAATCCAGTTGTCGCTTCAGTTTCAAACTGTTAGACAGAGCAATTCTTGCTGGGTTTACATCTATGCCTCGTTGCCCAAAAGCATCCAGGGGCCTGTGGAGAAAAGATCTCTGGGTAAGTGAGCAACGAGGCAGATCTAAACCATCTTGTTCATTTATACAGattcttctttcatttaaagacatttaAGGTGTCTTTGACACATGCCAGTGGACAGACCTCAAAcctcaaatgtttttctttccttttgttagTCATCCCACAAGCTTTGGAAACTTTTGACTTTTGGGATCAAAGACTAATGAAAGTCTAGCATAAACAGCCTCTAGGGCTCTCCAGGCAGACATAAAAATGCCGTGGAAAAGAGATCATGTGATTTTTAAGGACAGGATTTTGAGTGCCACGCCTGTCCCCTGGTTTTGCATATTAAATCTGAACACACAggttgctggctggggacaAACCCTCTGTTTCCAGGTTCATATTCAGACAGTGGTATTTCTACCAACAAGAAATCCCAGAAAGCAAACTGCAGGCAAACCGCACAGCTCCACGTTTTGAAATGACCGTTGCAGTTCTATGGATTTCCTGAATGTTTCAGTGTGACCAACACCCAAGACCCACAGAGACACTTCTGGCTGTGACAGGAAACTTACAGGACTGTATCCTCTGATCTACATCTCATCGCGTACTGTTCACGTGTGTAAGAAAGTGAACAAAGTGAGGAAAGGCTGTAGAAAAAGAGCCTCTAATTTTACATCTTAGTTGTAGTATTTACATATGCCAACAATAAGTGTACTGTCATCCCTTGCTCTCCCCTGTTTTCTGTTGTGCAAAAAATATATGCAAGGTAAGAAAGCATGCATGGCTCCCAGCTTACTGCTGGACCAGTAAGCCTTTTCAGTACTTTCCTTAAACAGCATAAAGTCAAGCAGGCCTTGCAAAATTACTGGGGTATTTTTTACCTGACCAGCAAGAAATCCATTCTTGCATCCTTACAGGCAATGAAAAATCAGCCCACTTCTGCTTCCACCAGACTGACGGCCACTGGGAGAGCACTACGCTAATTTCACCAGAGGTGCAGTCTGATGCCCATCAAAACAACTTATTCCAGCTGAAttgagaaaaagatttttttcaagaatatgACCCTCCTCATTGCCCAAAGCCTTTCCTTAGTAAAATACATAGTTAGTTATACCACAAAAGGTCTTACCTTTTTTTATATGTGGGCATGCTCGGAGAATGCACTGGTGGCCCTGAGGAGGAACTTGATAGGGATCCTGAGTATTTATCCACAAGTCTCCATTTAGCAGGAACATACTCTAACAGGGGATCAGGTGGCCACTGGGTGTTTGGTCTTCCTCCCATCGAAGACAGGGGAGTGCTGGCTTGGTCATGGTATGGTGGCAGTGATGACCTACTCACATCGTTGAAGAACACTGATGACAGGGACCCATGACCAggattcatttttttatttgatagcTGTGGGCAATATTTCTCTGGGAGAAAGTGATTCtgtgaagcagaaggaaggggctGGAAGATGGTACTCATGCTACTTAGACTCTGCTGGGTATTTTGTGCACTTTCAGAGAGAGGACATTCTTCTTGGCAGATTGGACTGAGCTGAAAATCTTCTCCATCCATAGGAATGTAAGGAGCCAAGGTTTCAAGGTCCAGTTCATTGAAGTCAGTCTGCGCAGGAATAAAGTAAGTTCATAAGAAACTAAAAGTTAATAATAAATTTACCTACATGAAACTGGCCAGCTCTTATTTAAAGATGTCTTATTTCTATAACTAGCATACATGTTCATCATATCACCATCAGCAAAGTAAgacaagaaactgaagaaaaaaaccctcccagaTAAGCAGTATTTGCTAAAGCAGCTTGCATGTAACCCGTAACAGTGTGATCTGAAGCAGATCTTGTGTTTCATTACACTTTGAATAACTTGTCTGCCAAGACTCTATAACATGTGGCATGTAGTTCAACCTCAGGCTTTTTCATGctaaaatagaaaacatatCTTCCTCATAATCCAgctacatggaaaaaaaaagtatataaacatgcaaaagttttaaaaaacatagtTGGAAGGACACTTGCACTTAAATCTTTAATTAATTTGTCTTGGCATTTGACCAAAGCTgaacagagagagaaatcaATGTTGGCCCACCCATCACCTCATGACAGGGGCACTTTTCTAACACTCATTTttcccaccaaagctgctgatGTGGTGGGACACACCTGAGCAAGTGGATACTGAATCAGACAAAACTGAAGTTTGCACATGTCAAGTCTTAGCATTGAGTTTGATCCTGATCCACAATTTCCTCCTATCTGTCCACTCTTTCTATCACTTTCCTTAATGTTACTATGTCCAGACTTACATAAAATTTCTTCAGGACATGGACTACAGCCTACCTAAGCCTGCAAATTGCACTGGCAGACTGAAGCACCTCATTTGGGCCCCAGTCACCCCAAACTCTCCACAGGATTAATAGGAGGAGATGAGTGTATGGTctgagctgccagccagcaATGCCTGTTCCTTTCTCTTAACTATAAAAGAGCATAAGCCTTTAGTAAAGGCTTTTCAATTAAGTATCTAAAGTTAGGTGGGCTGAATCAGGCCTACGCCTTTTATTCATTAGCTCACTTGACATAATGTTATGATagtggatttatttatttatagaggGAATTTCTACACTTACACCCTGAATAGAATGCAGGAGATGGAGACTATATGTTAGTTTATGTGCAAGTAATCGTCACATCTCTGAACTCCTCCAATAAGTAAACCAAgaagaatatataaaaaattacagttttcattttgtaaaggAGGTATGTGCTATGAGGGGCACTCCtttttcatttggcttttttgtattttgttctaGAAAGGATGTTTACTGGCTAGTCATTAGgccagattaaaaaagaaaaattggtgCTGCTTATATTCCTATCTAGTCTACAGAAGCCGCTGAATTCTGAAaggtttctgctgcttctttcttcttagtagtgCTGCCACAGTGACACCGTAAAGTACTCGCTTCAGAGTTAGGGATAGCAATTTACACACCAGCTTTTAACAATGTTGTGCATCAAAACTTCGGTGTATATGTACAAATGCAGTTTGCATATTAGATCATGATACCTGCACTTATGACATGCATCTGTACTACCTAGTAGCAGGGGACTGGTTTTCTGGCTTTTGGAAGAGAGATTAGTTCCTTACCTGGGAGGTGCACTGACTTTTTGATTCTGTGTCCATAGCAAAAAGTTTTTCAATCACTTCAACCTTAAAATCTTCATCCACAGAATTGTAATAATCTCCTGGGCTGCTTGGCTGCACAGAAATAAGAATTTGCCATAAGTGGCAAGACAACCACAGTATTGGCTTAGCATCATGCTATTTATAACGTACTGTTCAGTAACGTATCTTTTCTATGAAAAGCAAGTGGCCAGACTCTATGTATAGTGTCCTCAGAACCCCAAAGTGTCCACTTCTATCATATGCTTTTCTCCAACATGAGATTACTTGTCACTACAAAACATAGGCACCCTATAGAGGAACCCAGTTGTTGTTTAAGTGTTTTTTGGCAAGTCAGACAAGGAACATGAAATGTACActattaaattatataaatataaaaagaaggGAGATGCTCAACAATACCCTCAATGCCTTTCTTAAGATATTGGACACCCTCTAGTAAAGGCTGGCTGAGAGTGGCTCCTGCTCTTGGGGGCAATGCCCTAAAAAAGCACGTTCATTCTTTCAGTGGGGAACTccgcagagctgctctcaaagCCCGAGCTGGGTAAGCTTTCTAAAGACTATATAGCTTCTAGTTAACAAACGGAAGGAGGATGGGTCTGGTGCAACATTGCTAGCAGCCAGACTGTCTACATTGGCCTTATATTTAAGGCTAACTCCAGGAAGGAAAGATGGTAGCACATTCTTCTACCAATTCTTTTATAGGTTATAGTAATTACTGAGGGACAGCCGGGAGAAAATGAGGATTGCAATGTAAAGGCAGGATATAGTTCCCATCTTACTATTGATACTTAAGATATACGCAGTACAGGAGGGATATAGATACACTGGGCCTTGTTAATAAGCAACAAGATAGGACTGCTAACATGAAAAAGTCATCTACATATGTCGATGGGACTCACATACAAAACAtaacatgcatattttttttaaagctcttacCGTGGAACAGCTACTGTTGCTGCTTGCACTTGGTGTACTGCTTCCAGGTGCAATCTGCAGCATTGTAAAGGATGGTATCGTCAGTGTTTCACCTTGAGCAGCGTGGCTTTTCGCTTCCACTGGCCATGATTTGTTTGGTGTCAAAACAGCACTGGTGAAGGCAGGGGCTTCCTCAAACTTCTGTGTCCCTGGATGGGGTTTTAACAATATTAATGAACACTTTTAGCTTGTGCTGTGTTATGATATAATTGCAGCTATTCATTAAAAGTAAACACCGCTCCCAGTTGCCATGACAATAAGTTGGCATAGACTTAATGCATGTTGTTTAGTCAGCAAGAAAGCCTGATTCTGCTCTCATTCACAGAAATTTTCCACTGGTGTGAGCACGTGGGCTCTTACAGCCATTACTCCCAATTTGTACACACAGCAAACAGACCTTGTCTATTAAATTTCTAAATGTAGGCTCACACACAGCTCTTTGTTGCACAAGAATTATTTATACAAACTAACCAAAATCCAGGGAAATAATGGCATCGCCAGGTGTTGGTGCCAGCTGAGCAAGTTCCTCTGGTTCCTCCTTTAACTTGGTAAACAAGAAGTCACTCTTCTCCATCCCGGGGATGCCACTCTCATAGGCGGTGCTCATCGTCAGCAGGTGAGGCTTGAAGAGCGATTCCGTTTGGTCCATGGAGAACACAACATCATTCTTCTCAATTTCACTAACAAGAAAATAGGTTTTAGGCATTTTGCactctaaaacaaaaaagatgtggCTAATGTAGGCAGTAAAATCTCTCTAAAAGCTGGGGCCCATACAAGCATTTCAGCCTCTCTCAGTTGCACGCCAGGCTGTCGACAGGCGAGGCACGGTTCCAGCGTTGCTCAGCACCACCATGCCAGATGACGCAGAGACTGTGGTCAGGACTTCTGTGGGAATACTCAGGGCTTTGTTGCTCTGCTTTTTAAGAGGGTTGTAGTCGAGGCTATAATGACCCTGACTATCACTCAAATAAGTATTTCCTATTTTGGCCCCATCTAGGACCAAAAATACTTGAGTTGTGCCAAACAGAGGCAAAACTCCTGATTGGTCCTGATTTTTGAGGTGGTAAACAGCCTTTCCTAGCAACATAAGATAGTTACTACTTAATTTTACCTCTCTGTCATTGCAttagagaaacaaaacacattggCAGTTGTGTTACGCAATAAAATCTTCAGTGCAGGCTTTATAGTTTGTTGTATCAGCACAGCAGCCACTCTGCAGAAGGGGAAGGCTGTGGTGTATTTCAACAGCGTGTATGGGAACAGGCATGCCACATTTTTCATCGATGTCTAATATCAGTAAACAAGACTGAACAAACATGACTAAACTGATTTCAGAATAACAACACTGAATAAATAGACCCTTCAAAAGTTCCTCTGATTATTGCGTTTCTTCCAGCACATGAATCCACATGTGGCTTTTCTGCCCCACACAACTTACCTCAGCACATAGTTGACACAGACGATACACTGAGGCTGTAGGTTGCGCGTATTGTAAATCACTGTTCCTTGAGTCTCCAGCCACACATAGCCACCGTGCTTGGCAAGCATACGGTACTGGCCCGTCACTACTTGACCTTTTGTACACACTGAGAAAAGGGGTCAGAGATATAAATAATGCGGCAGGACAGGAACGCACAATATGTAACACTTGTCTTAAATAAACCGCTTCTGAGTTTTCATTATGCAAAACTGCACTAAGGCAGTCGTTAGCAAGGATGCTTATCTTTGGGaaaattcagccattttaaatataaaagggGATGTTCATTTGAGGCTTCTACTCAAGACTGGAAATCTGAGTTCTGGCATTTGAGTTCTTGAGATGGTCTGAGCATTCAGGTAAGAGTGTGggatttttctaatttttcgAATAAGATCCATGCTGCCCCCAAAATAATGCCTGCTGACGGCACATTTCTTGAGAGTCCCTGTCCTAAAAGCACCTCCCTTTGGGCTCTAAGGCTGACTTGTGGGAAAGTGAATTTATTTAGGAAACTATTTAATAGTTTCCTTATTTAGGTGACCGATAAGCTCAAGAATCAGATGATTTAAAAACTATactcacaaaaaaacccaccacctcaTAATTTAAATCTATACCTATCTCTTTTTATACCTTAGAATTAGGAGCTGGAACTATCAATACCACAAGTAAAGTGAAGGTGTCATTAGCACAGCATTGGTTTTAAGAGGCTGAAGAAGTAATATCACTCTCTAAAAAGTATCAAAGTTAAGAATGTAAATGGTATTGTTCTGcctagagaaaaaaaggctgaactAGTACATATCTCTGTCTGGTTGGTCTGTGCTGTTCCTCTGCAATAGCTTGAAATTAGCAGCCTAGAAGGAACGAAGACCCATGTGACAAATCAAATAATGTTTAACTCTAAATGCTTTTTTGAACTGtcctgtgttttttaaacaataaactGACAAAAGTACAACTCAGGTTTAAAGCTTCATCTAAATGTTCGAAGGGTGACATCCCCCATCCCAATATTTTGTAGTATTTGAAGAGAATGAGTTTTCAGTGTGGAGCTTTAGGCTTCTCAGATGTAAAGTTTTATGATGTCCTGCCTGTTGTAATTCACTGTTGTGAGCTGAGGAAAAATAGTTGATCAATGGCAATAAAATTAGAGCTGGAATATGCAAACAGTACTCATACTATTAAGAGTTTGTATTTGTAAGCAGACGTAGTCACATTGAGTAGCAAAATTGGGAACTGACTCAGCTAAACCTTTGACCACACTGACaatctttccttttaaacatCTTTGATGCCTGAAGACAGTATGCCATCAAACTAATGCcctaaaaataatgcattttgaCTCAGTAAGGCTGGAAACTTGATTCAGCAGGTTTTATACAGAAATATTCCTTGTGTATATGGCCATTAACAGAAGCTATTTATTGTCAGTCTCTCCTACATTGCCACCATACAAACGTACAAAGCCATGCCTGTGAAATTTAACAACTGTTTTGCAGATAATTGTTGCTGTGTTTATCCTTCTAtctctgaaatttgttttcttcctaggAGTATTTAATCATccttcatttaatttatttagacAAAGTAGAACATTACTTTTATTGATTAAATACTTCTGGTGGAACAAAATCAAAAGGCTTTCATTTCAAAGTGTTTTAGTGACTGGACTGTTCTGCTCTGCTTGTGAAACATAATTACACTGCTTCCTAATCATCAGCTCATCAATAAGAGTCACAGTGTAGGCGCCTGTTACATTACAAAGAAGCTTTTTACtgctttaatcttttttattattattattcaaagCATGTCATGTTCTGATATAATAAAGTACAGCAGAATCCCTCCATGGGGTAATCTCATAAATGACTAATATGCTCATAAACTGCTGACTTTGTTATCAATGCTACCTTTAAGGTTCTGCCTTCAGAGTGAACtactcactttttcttttcttttcttgtgtgtgtgtgaagtgtACGTTACCTGTATCTTTACAGAACTAGTAACATCTCAATGAAATAGGCTCCAGCTATATGCCTTATGCTTGGGTGGAGAaagggggagggcagggatTAATTTAACTCAACACAAAATTTCTTAATTGCTGAGACACACTTGAGAAATATGATTCACTTGGAAGGCTTGTCAAACTTCTGCTACGTACTAGCAAGCGGCGGGTCCCAGATGGTGACATTCAGCtccccactgaagtcaatagcAAAATTCCCATTGGCTTTAAGGGCGACAAGACCAGACTCTAAGTGGAAGTGATTATAGCTTATTAATTGCTGAATTGGAAAATACAGCTCTACAGTCAATCTTTTGTGTAGATTTATGTAACAAGGCAGAGATTTTCAGCTTGCTTGCATAATGTGAAAAACTGGGTATGCCAAATGCACTCTAGCCTTCCATCTGATGGTGACTAATTAAGACTTTCATACTCTATATGCAACTATATTGAAGCCAAGAACAAAAACACTATTGTGGCTTGGTTGAATGTGAGGCTGTTATTTCacctcaagaagaaaaagaacaaccaaCCCTGCAGGACAGTAAAACTGTAATAAGCATGATTTATCACTAAattagaaagaaggaaagggaaggagttCTGCTTCTATCCAAGAGACTCATTTGAGGTTTTCTCTCCCTCTTACTTTTCAAATGTGCGTCTCCTTCCTCTATTCCCATGTATCTTTACAACACTAAATGTTTGGCACTGTTAGAATTGATGACTGTATATATAGCATATGTCTAATAAAAAATCTTGTTTAATAAATATGAGCATGCTAAACATGAATTTTGTGGTGGCTGTTTCCATGGCCAGGAAGAACTCGTAAGCTCTGTATAAGTTACATACCTGCTAGGTTACCCTGTGCAGTAGGTAACATTATGAAACCTAGGGATGTTCCCGTTCGGAGGGCTTATGTGGGTTCCCTCAAGTCACAGCTTGCTGTCACTTTGCCTTTGTGCCTGTTCTCTCGGTTGGTAAGAAGCCTGACTGTCCCAGAAGACATGGGAAGTATTTagcttagaaaaacaaaatttgctAGGGATGTAAACTCATGCTTCTGTTGTGGGCAACAGCATTTTTACAGCACAGACTTCGGTCCTGTGCTTTTAACAGTAAAAATCACCCATGCTGATCCTGTGCTATGATAAACACTATGGAACAGTTTGATCCTAAATATTTATAACCTGTGCAGTGCACAGTGCCTTTGAGCACTTCTGCTGGTATAACTCGCTCCTCCAGACTTCTCCTTgacttccttctgcttctccatCGGTCCTCATGCCCAACAGCAGACGTTTGTAGGACAGATCTCTTTTCAGTAGGCACAACGGCATCTAGACATACACTCTGCACTACATGAGTTGAATTTAACTGCCAGAGCGAGAACAACCTCAATCAATGCCTGGTCAAGATGGGTACTAGAAACTCTCCAGAAATCTTTACGTGGACAAGTCCCGGCTCAGCGGTTCCATTTAACTAACTAGACAGGGATAACCAACAAGggctctctctctctcccctgttACCAAAGAGATTGCCATCTCTCAGTTCATTCTGTCCCTGGCGTTGTTCCATTCTTAGAAATGCAACTCAACGATTCAGAAGCAACAGTGCGCATACCCCCTCATTTCTCAGGATGACTCTTAATAGCCCAGCATAGGGTACGGACATCCTATCTATGAATATTGCTAATTCCTTTTCACTGTTAAAAACATGAGCACATTACCTAAGAAACAATTTTAACAAATACATTCCCAGACAACTCTCTCTAAGTatggtttgatttcttttttttcttttaagcagctCTGGAAACAGGATGATTCATACCAACACTGTTTTACAGTGCACAACTTTAATCACTGCCAAACATTCTTTCAAGTAACATTTCAACTCAAAACTGTCCTGAATCCTTGCCACTGGAACTAATGCATATTCCCTTTTCCCCCTGAGGTCAGACAGTTATTCTTTGCTGCTacttttctctgcaaaaatcagaaatactttctGTAAGTCTATTTGGTGGGCAATTCCCTATAGACATGACCTAAGTCATGTGCTTTTCCTGAGGACAGAGACCTTGATCATGGTAACTACAAGGTgtgggctggttttgttttgttttggtttggtttttgtagCTTGTGGTCTCCGGTCTAGAAGCCTccctttgtttttgtaaaaaatgtgaGACATTTTATGTGAGACAGAAAGGAAGCGTAACTGTGTGGCCTGCTGAAGAGAGGGAGCAGATCTTGTATCTGTTCTCTGCTCCTGGAATAATTTAGGtactttacattaaaaacagcTAAAACTGGCAGTTCATAGGCATAAGAATAACAAGAAGCTGTTCCTGGCAGTATATATTATTTGTATAATGCATATCATCCCTTTAAAAGTCTCCTCACACACCTGCTTTGGGTGGGGGAAGATAGCTGGTATTTGGTAGCAGAAGACAGACTTTCAAAAATATACTGCTGATCCCAACAGCACACCAGAAGGGTAACAGCACCAGTAAAAGCACTTCTCACCAGGCTAGTACTGCCTAACTCAGCTCTTCAGATTTTCTGCTGATCCTTGTATTATCCCGTAAAGAGACGGCGATTCTCCTCTCTACCATCCAAGTTTAGTATTAATTATGGCAAAAATCAGACCCTCTGGAAAGATCAGCAGCACGTTTCAGCTAGACAAGCATGGTAACCTGTAAGTTTTCTTGCAAAGCATAAACACTCTTCTCAGAGAATATCTGCATACAACCTGCATTTGTGTTTTCAACTACTTATTGAGGTACCCGCAAGCTGTGCTTTACATGCATACTACGAAGAGACGTAAGAATGTGACTTACAGTTCTGGTGACTCTTGGTCATACTCTCCGAGTCCAAAGCATGGTAAAACTCATACGCTGAACggcccagcagctcctctggaTGGTAACCAATCAACTCTGTTATTcttggttaaaaagaaaacaaacatttaaaattcaggTCACCTTAGCCTTATGCTGACATGTGCAGGGCAGCTCTCATCAGCTCTAGTCCTTAGAttaacagaattaaaaccaCAGTATGAGAAATTCTAAACTTTCAAACACATTGGGAGCTGTAGAGGACTTCTGATCACGTTCTGAGATATTCCCATGTTCAGAATAAGCTGTCTTGTACTACTACTGCAATAAAAATGCCTAGGGATGTCATTACATGTGTTGCAAATTTTCCCAGGCCTATTGCACAGTGTCTCTTCTAGGGAGCCTCAACTGGAGAGGCATTGCTGATGAAGTTCTCAGGCTGTCCGTTACGGGCAGAAACTCCCATCGTGCAAAATCAAATGCATGTGAGGGGCGTCGTGGTTGGCACCATCAAGTTGAAAAGTATGTGTAcatgtaaaaaatacataaaagggTTAAATCAGTACTTTGGGTATTgcatttaatgaaacaaaaatgcaagGTGAGAAGTTAAGggcagttaaaagaaaaaaaatcagctcttcTACTCAGTGTTTCTCAATTATATGAGAACTTTAGCATATGGATTAGGTTACTTGGGTGACTAATCCACAAACTAAGTAGGATTTTACACAAAGCTATGATCTCAAAAACTGGACTTTTTTCAGAGCCTTTCTGAGTACTCAGGCAAGGCAGGATTTCTGACAAGTTCCTGAGTAAATGAAAATAGGTCATCAAACTGTGCAGA
This genomic interval from Falco cherrug isolate bFalChe1 chromosome 13, bFalChe1.pri, whole genome shotgun sequence contains the following:
- the EPAS1 gene encoding endothelial PAS domain-containing protein 1 isoform X1, giving the protein MIVVVAMMGPEQVLWLGSLCRERFGLKICFYPLLSWVYRTVCRGSTGAVLNGGRKNQEMQQDAEEAKRLKFSMNWHMSCLCPTTSVPTWTRHPSCAWQSVSYALTSFCLQRPGPSRRPECLCCIMLPVDAHGDRQIDGQQQHICADTENELEADQQMDNLYLKALEGFIAVVTQDGDMIFLSENVNKYMGLTQVELTGHSIFDFTHPCDHEEIRENLSLKNVLGLSSTNCSSMVHASLMVSAGPGFGKKSKDTSTERDFFMRMKCTVTNRGRTVNLKSATWKVLHCTGQVKVYNTCPPHTLCGYKEPLLTCLIIMCEPIQHPSNIDIPLDSKTFLSRHSMDMKFTYCDDRITELIGYHPEELLGRSAYEFYHALDSESMTKSHQNLCTKGQVVTGQYRMLAKHGGYVWLETQGTVIYNTRNLQPQCIVCVNYVLSEIEKNDVVFSMDQTESLFKPHLLTMSTAYESGIPGMEKSDFLFTKLKEEPEELAQLAPTPGDAIISLDFGTQKFEEAPAFTSAVLTPNKSWPVEAKSHAAQGETLTIPSFTMLQIAPGSSTPSASSNSSCSTPSSPGDYYNSVDEDFKVEVIEKLFAMDTESKSQCTSQTDFNELDLETLAPYIPMDGEDFQLSPICQEECPLSESAQNTQQSLSSMSTIFQPLPSASQNHFLPEKYCPQLSNKKMNPGHGSLSSVFFNDVSRSSLPPYHDQASTPLSSMGGRPNTQWPPDPLLEYVPAKWRLVDKYSGSLSSSSSGPPVHSPSMPTYKKRPLDAFGQRGIDVNPARIALSNSLKLKRQLDYEEQALQQLSGGDPSVINPSHLMWKRMKFLKGENCSLVTEKKSLSTSVLTDEFVCNSRGLSQPMNQLQQQQPPTCGSPGENVKAGAFPLPFYSSHCQDYSVQPVHKASGMTSRLLGPSFEPYLLPELTRYDCEVNVPVLGRSTLLQGSELLRALDQAT
- the EPAS1 gene encoding endothelial PAS domain-containing protein 1 isoform X3; the protein is MQQDAEEAKRLKFSMNWHMSCLCPTTSVPTWTRHPSCAWQSVSYALTSFCLQRPGPSRRPECLCCIMLPVDAHGDRQIDGQQQHICADTENELEADQQMDNLYLKALEGFIAVVTQDGDMIFLSENVNKYMGLTQVELTGHSIFDFTHPCDHEEIRENLSLKNVLGLSSTNCSSMVHASLMVSAGPGFGKKSKDTSTERDFFMRMKCTVTNRGRTVNLKSATWKVLHCTGQVKVYNTCPPHTLCGYKEPLLTCLIIMCEPIQHPSNIDIPLDSKTFLSRHSMDMKFTYCDDRITELIGYHPEELLGRSAYEFYHALDSESMTKSHQNLCTKGQVVTGQYRMLAKHGGYVWLETQGTVIYNTRNLQPQCIVCVNYVLSEIEKNDVVFSMDQTESLFKPHLLTMSTAYESGIPGMEKSDFLFTKLKEEPEELAQLAPTPGDAIISLDFGTQKFEEAPAFTSAVLTPNKSWPVEAKSHAAQGETLTIPSFTMLQIAPGSSTPSASSNSSCSTPSSPGDYYNSVDEDFKVEVIEKLFAMDTESKSQCTSQTDFNELDLETLAPYIPMDGEDFQLSPICQEECPLSESAQNTQQSLSSMSTIFQPLPSASQNHFLPEKYCPQLSNKKMNPGHGSLSSVFFNDVSRSSLPPYHDQASTPLSSMGGRPNTQWPPDPLLEYVPAKWRLVDKYSGSLSSSSSGPPVHSPSMPTYKKRPLDAFGQRGIDVNPARIALSNSLKLKRQLDYEEQALQQLSGGDPSVINPSHLMWKRMKFLKGENCSLVTEKKSLSTSVLTDEFVCNSRGLSQPMNQLQQQQPPTCGSPGENVKAGAFPLPFYSSHCQDYSVQPVHKASGMTSRLLGPSFEPYLLPELTRYDCEVNVPVLGRSTLLQGSELLRALDQAT